A genomic segment from Streptomyces sp. NBC_01233 encodes:
- a CDS encoding alpha/beta hydrolase gives MLATTGWTAVHRPEGGTPLRAAALQAWTKARIDGRPVPPADAPVRTVARFFAGLDGAQRARLADGYPFVVGNLDGAPAATRYRANLHGLEQARRVEDARSRDVALTPADRAEATRRSHRFASLADPGRQILTFDPTGGGRVAEVFGDLDRARRVSVIVPGVDTDALTFERTQRRLTSPVGMAESLYAAQRAVAPDSRTAVIAWAGYTAPTGVGVDAATGRMAVDGAVRLKALTASLPGGSGVALFCHSYGSVVCGVAAHELPARVTDVVVAGSPGMRASSVEGLHTSARVWATRDEGDWIADVPHLEVGGVGHGADPVSPEFGARLLSSARAKSHTGYFAPETDSVENFAKIGTGAFASVVCATGDDACRRGISGTEAD, from the coding sequence ATGCTGGCGACCACCGGCTGGACGGCCGTGCACCGGCCCGAGGGGGGCACCCCGCTGCGGGCCGCCGCGCTCCAGGCCTGGACCAAGGCCCGGATCGACGGCCGCCCGGTGCCGCCCGCGGACGCCCCCGTACGGACGGTGGCCCGGTTCTTCGCGGGCCTCGACGGAGCGCAGCGGGCCCGGCTCGCCGACGGCTACCCCTTCGTCGTGGGCAACCTCGACGGGGCTCCCGCCGCCACCCGCTACCGGGCCAACCTGCACGGCCTGGAGCAGGCCCGCCGGGTCGAGGACGCCCGCAGCCGCGACGTGGCCCTGACCCCGGCCGACCGGGCGGAGGCCACCCGTCGCTCCCACCGCTTCGCCTCGCTCGCCGACCCCGGCCGGCAGATCCTCACCTTCGATCCCACCGGCGGCGGCCGCGTGGCCGAGGTCTTCGGTGACCTCGACCGGGCCCGCCGGGTCTCGGTGATCGTGCCCGGTGTCGACACCGACGCGCTCACCTTCGAGCGCACCCAGCGCCGCCTGACCTCACCCGTCGGCATGGCCGAGTCCCTGTACGCGGCGCAGCGCGCGGTCGCGCCGGACAGCCGGACGGCGGTCATCGCCTGGGCTGGCTACACCGCGCCCACCGGGGTGGGGGTGGACGCCGCCACGGGCCGGATGGCCGTCGACGGCGCGGTCCGGCTGAAGGCGCTGACCGCGTCCCTGCCCGGGGGCTCGGGCGTGGCGCTGTTCTGCCACAGCTACGGATCGGTGGTGTGCGGGGTCGCCGCGCACGAGCTGCCGGCCCGGGTGACGGACGTGGTGGTGGCGGGCAGCCCCGGGATGCGCGCTTCGAGCGTCGAGGGCCTGCACACCTCGGCCCGGGTCTGGGCGACGCGGGACGAGGGCGACTGGATCGCGGACGTACCGCACCTGGAGGTCGGCGGGGTCGGCCACGGCGCCGATCCGGTGTCCCCGGAGTTCGGGGCTCGGCTGCTGTCCTCGGCCAGGGCCAAGAGCCACACCGGCTATTTCGCGCCAGAGACGGACTCGGTGGAGAACTTCGCCAAGATCGGAACCGGCGCGTTCGCTTCCGTTGTCTGCGCGACCGGGGACGACGCCTGCCGGCGTGGAATTTCCGGGACAGAGGCGGACTGA
- a CDS encoding TetR/AcrR family transcriptional regulator, whose translation MIDERSAPAAPVPGLRERKKRRTRDALLRAALPLFLSQGYERTTVDEITDAVNVSQRTFFRYFANKEEVVFAVQDLTEAHFVASLHARPAAEGPLEAMRGAALAAWDTVEEALADVVPVDLYMRSCRLIECTPALLAVHLRRSTELEERISRLIAAREGLDVDADPRPRVAVAAFCGVMRVTGRLWGQGDDTSVAAIRRLTEAYLDRIGPSLAAGWRPEAAGT comes from the coding sequence ATGATCGACGAGCGGTCGGCGCCGGCGGCACCGGTGCCCGGACTGCGTGAACGCAAGAAGCGCCGCACCCGGGACGCGCTGCTGCGCGCCGCGCTCCCGCTCTTCCTCTCCCAGGGGTACGAGCGCACCACCGTCGACGAGATCACCGACGCCGTGAACGTGTCCCAGCGCACCTTCTTCCGCTACTTCGCCAACAAGGAGGAGGTCGTCTTCGCCGTCCAGGACCTGACCGAGGCGCACTTCGTCGCCTCCCTGCACGCCCGGCCGGCCGCCGAGGGCCCCCTCGAAGCCATGCGGGGCGCGGCGCTCGCCGCCTGGGACACCGTCGAGGAGGCCCTCGCCGACGTGGTCCCCGTCGACCTCTACATGCGCAGCTGCCGGCTGATCGAGTGCACCCCGGCCCTGCTCGCCGTGCACCTGCGGCGCTCCACCGAGCTGGAGGAGCGGATCTCCCGGCTGATCGCCGCCCGGGAGGGCCTGGACGTGGACGCCGATCCGCGGCCGAGGGTGGCCGTCGCCGCGTTCTGCGGCGTGATGCGGGTCACGGGGCGGCTCTGGGGGCAGGGCGACGACACCAGCGTGGCCGCGATCCGGCGGCTGACGGAGGCCTACCTCGACCGCATCGGCCCGTCGCTGGCCGCGGGCTGGCGCCCGGAGGCGGCCGGGACCTGA